The Xanthomonas indica genome has a segment encoding these proteins:
- a CDS encoding citrate synthase, with product MSDLDQVTLNAGDKSVVLPVLKPTLGNDCVDISKLTKETGLFTYDSGFTATASCKSAITYIDGDNGVLLYRGYPIEQLAEKSNFLEVAYLLMNGELPTADEFKKFDHEVTHHTMMHESLKNFLGGFRHDAHPMAMMAGTVASLSAFYHDTLDLNDPEQRRLAAIRLIAKVPTIAAAAYRYSIGWPIRYPRNNLGYVERFLHMMFEVPSEQLQMNPVVAKALDLLFILHADHEQNASTSTVRLVGSTGANPYASVAAGITALWGPAHGGANEAVLKMLEEIGTADNVESAVAKAKDKNSSFRLMGFGHRVYKNFDPRAKIIREMTHKVLGELGVNDPLLEVALKLEEAALKDDYFVQRKLYPNVDFYSGIIYKALNIPVEMFTVMFAIARTAGWVSHWLEQQVDPEMKIGRPRQIYTGYDKRDYTSADKR from the coding sequence GTGTCCGATCTTGATCAGGTCACGTTGAACGCCGGCGACAAGTCGGTCGTTCTTCCGGTACTCAAGCCCACCCTGGGCAACGATTGCGTCGACATTTCCAAGTTGACCAAGGAGACCGGTCTCTTCACCTACGACTCGGGCTTCACCGCGACCGCCAGCTGCAAGTCGGCGATCACCTACATCGACGGCGACAACGGCGTGCTGCTGTACCGCGGCTACCCGATCGAGCAGCTGGCCGAGAAGTCCAACTTCCTCGAAGTGGCCTACCTGCTGATGAACGGCGAGCTGCCCACCGCCGACGAATTCAAGAAGTTCGACCACGAAGTGACGCATCACACGATGATGCACGAGTCGCTGAAGAACTTCCTCGGCGGCTTCCGTCACGACGCGCACCCGATGGCGATGATGGCCGGTACCGTGGCCTCGCTGTCGGCGTTCTACCACGACACCCTCGACCTCAACGATCCGGAGCAGCGCCGCCTGGCCGCGATCCGCCTGATCGCCAAGGTGCCGACCATCGCCGCCGCCGCCTACCGCTACTCGATCGGCTGGCCGATCCGCTATCCGCGCAACAACCTCGGCTATGTCGAGCGCTTCCTGCACATGATGTTCGAGGTGCCGAGCGAGCAGCTGCAGATGAACCCGGTCGTGGCCAAGGCCCTGGACCTGCTGTTCATCCTGCACGCCGACCACGAGCAGAACGCCTCGACCTCGACCGTGCGCCTGGTCGGTTCCACTGGCGCCAACCCGTACGCTTCGGTCGCCGCGGGCATCACCGCGCTGTGGGGTCCGGCGCACGGCGGCGCCAACGAAGCCGTGCTGAAGATGCTGGAAGAGATCGGCACCGCCGACAACGTCGAGAGCGCCGTGGCCAAGGCCAAGGACAAGAACTCGAGCTTCCGCCTGATGGGCTTCGGCCACCGCGTGTACAAGAACTTCGACCCGCGCGCGAAGATCATCCGCGAGATGACCCACAAGGTGCTGGGCGAGCTGGGCGTCAACGACCCGCTGCTGGAAGTGGCCCTGAAGCTGGAAGAGGCCGCGCTGAAGGACGACTACTTCGTGCAGCGCAAGCTGTACCCGAACGTCGACTTCTACTCGGGCATCATCTACAAGGCGCTGAACATTCCGGTGGAGATGTTCACCGTGATGTTTGCCATCGCCCGCACCGCCGGCTGGGTCTCGCACTGGCTGGAGCAGCAGGTCGACCCGGAAATGAAGATCGGCCGTCCGCGCCAGATCTACACCGGCTACGACAAGCGCGACTACACCAGCGCCGACAAGCGCTGA
- a CDS encoding RidA family protein — MSRQIIHTDRAPAAIGPYSQAVRAGNTVYFSGQIPLDPATGEIVAGDIAAQARRAFDNLQAVAEAAGGSLDRIVRLGLYLTDLAQFAQVNAVMQDYFQAPFPARSTIEVSALPKGAGFEVDAVMVLD; from the coding sequence ATGTCCCGCCAGATCATCCATACCGACCGTGCACCGGCCGCGATCGGTCCGTATTCGCAGGCCGTGCGCGCCGGCAACACCGTGTACTTCTCCGGGCAGATCCCGCTGGATCCGGCCACCGGCGAGATCGTCGCCGGCGACATCGCCGCGCAAGCGCGCCGCGCCTTCGACAACCTGCAGGCGGTGGCCGAGGCGGCCGGCGGCTCGCTGGATCGCATCGTGCGCCTGGGGCTGTACCTCACCGATCTGGCGCAGTTCGCGCAGGTCAACGCGGTGATGCAGGACTACTTCCAGGCGCCGTTCCCCGCGCGTTCCACCATCGAAGTCTCGGCGCTGCCCAAGGGCGCGGGCTTCGAAGTGGACGCGGTGATGGTGCTGGACTGA
- the recG gene encoding ATP-dependent DNA helicase RecG translates to MPRVQVPAPALSAAGEVPLTTLPGVGPKLAEKFAARGLSTLQDLWLHLPLRYEDRTRLTTVAALQPSVPAQIEGRVQAVDRGFRYRPMLRVAVADDSRGTVVLRFFQFRAAQAAQFAVGARLRAFGTPKPGQHGLEFVHPSYQILGEDDDAALGDRLDPVYPAVEGVGPATVRRLVGQALDRLPEEAALELLPASLLAELGLPSLRSALLVAHRPPPQADLGALAAGLHPAQQRLALEELLAHHLSLRRQRIALQCQPAPSLRGRGLLAKRLQQSLPFQLTGAQQRVFAQIRADLERPAPMLRLVQGDVGSGKTVVAALAAMLAVDKRKQAALAAPTELLAEQHLANLRGWLEPLGVRVAWLAGKVTGKARSATLAQIASGEAQVVVGTHALMQEAVRFHDLALAIVDEQHRFGVHQRLALRDKGASGAGVPHQLVMTATPIPRTLAMAAYADLDVSSIDELPPGRTPVQTIVLNAERRPELVQRIRVACAEGRQAYWVCTLIEEAEDSEKSAQAGAGNRLEASAAQATFEALSAQLPELRVGLVHGRMKPAEKQAAMRAFKQGEIDLLVATTVIEVGVDVPNASLMIIENAERLGLAQLHQLRGRVGRGAAASSCVLMYQAPLSAMARQRLETMRQTNDGFVIAEKDLELRGPGELLGTRQTGLAAFRVADLARDAGLLPRVHALADRLLEEAPVLADRIVARWVGGAVRFAGA, encoded by the coding sequence GTGCCGCGCGTGCAGGTTCCGGCGCCGGCGCTGTCGGCGGCAGGCGAGGTGCCGCTGACCACGCTGCCCGGCGTCGGTCCCAAGCTGGCGGAGAAATTCGCCGCGCGCGGCCTGTCCACGCTGCAGGACCTGTGGCTGCACCTGCCGCTGCGCTATGAGGACCGCACCCGCCTGACCACCGTGGCGGCGCTGCAACCCAGCGTGCCCGCGCAGATCGAGGGGCGGGTGCAGGCGGTGGACCGTGGCTTCCGCTACCGGCCGATGCTGCGCGTGGCGGTGGCCGACGACTCGCGCGGCACCGTGGTGCTGCGCTTCTTCCAGTTCCGTGCGGCGCAGGCGGCACAGTTCGCGGTCGGTGCGCGCTTGCGCGCCTTCGGCACGCCCAAGCCGGGCCAGCACGGGCTGGAGTTCGTGCATCCCAGCTATCAGATCCTCGGCGAGGACGACGACGCGGCGCTGGGTGATCGCCTGGATCCGGTGTACCCGGCGGTGGAGGGCGTCGGCCCGGCGACCGTGCGCCGGCTGGTCGGGCAGGCGCTGGACCGGCTGCCCGAGGAGGCAGCGCTGGAGCTCCTGCCGGCGTCGTTGCTGGCCGAACTCGGGCTGCCGTCGCTGCGCAGCGCGCTGCTGGTCGCGCATCGGCCGCCGCCGCAGGCCGACCTGGGCGCGCTCGCCGCCGGGCTGCATCCGGCGCAGCAGCGCCTGGCGCTGGAGGAGTTGCTCGCGCATCACCTGAGCCTGCGGCGTCAGCGCATCGCCCTGCAGTGCCAGCCGGCGCCGTCGCTACGCGGTCGCGGGCTGCTGGCCAAGCGCCTGCAGCAATCGCTGCCGTTCCAACTGACTGGCGCGCAGCAGCGTGTGTTCGCACAGATCCGCGCCGACCTGGAACGGCCGGCGCCGATGCTGCGGCTGGTGCAGGGCGACGTCGGCAGCGGCAAGACCGTGGTCGCCGCGCTGGCGGCGATGCTGGCGGTGGACAAGCGCAAGCAGGCGGCGCTGGCGGCGCCCACCGAACTGCTCGCCGAACAGCATCTGGCCAACCTGCGCGGCTGGCTGGAGCCGCTGGGCGTGCGCGTGGCCTGGCTGGCCGGCAAGGTCACCGGCAAGGCGCGCAGCGCGACCCTGGCGCAGATCGCCTCCGGCGAGGCGCAGGTGGTGGTCGGCACGCATGCGCTGATGCAGGAGGCGGTGCGCTTCCACGACCTGGCCCTGGCCATCGTCGACGAGCAGCACCGCTTCGGCGTGCACCAGCGCCTGGCGTTGCGCGACAAGGGTGCCTCGGGTGCAGGCGTGCCGCACCAACTGGTGATGACCGCCACGCCGATCCCGCGCACGCTGGCGATGGCCGCGTATGCCGACCTGGATGTTTCCTCGATCGACGAACTGCCGCCGGGGCGCACCCCGGTGCAGACCATCGTGCTCAACGCCGAGCGCCGTCCCGAACTGGTGCAGCGCATCCGCGTGGCCTGTGCCGAAGGCCGCCAGGCCTATTGGGTCTGCACGCTGATCGAAGAGGCCGAGGACAGCGAGAAATCCGCGCAGGCCGGCGCCGGCAACCGGCTCGAGGCCAGCGCCGCGCAGGCCACCTTCGAGGCGCTGTCGGCGCAGTTGCCGGAGCTGCGCGTGGGCCTGGTGCACGGGCGCATGAAGCCGGCGGAGAAGCAGGCGGCGATGCGCGCGTTCAAGCAGGGCGAGATCGACCTGCTGGTCGCCACCACCGTCATCGAGGTCGGCGTGGACGTACCCAACGCCTCGCTGATGATCATCGAGAACGCCGAACGCCTGGGCCTGGCGCAGTTGCACCAGTTGCGCGGCCGGGTCGGGCGCGGTGCGGCGGCGTCGAGCTGCGTGCTGATGTACCAGGCGCCGCTGTCGGCGATGGCGCGGCAGCGCCTGGAAACCATGCGCCAGACCAACGACGGCTTCGTCATCGCCGAAAAGGACCTGGAACTGCGCGGCCCCGGCGAACTGCTCGGCACCCGCCAGACCGGCCTGGCCGCGTTCCGCGTGGCCGACCTGGCCCGCGACGCCGGCCTGCTGCCGCGCGTGCACGCCCTGGCCGACCGGCTGCTGGAGGAGGCGCCGGTCCTGGCCGACCGCATCGTCGCGCGCTGGGTCGGTGGCGCGGTGCGGTTTGCCGGGGCGTGA
- a CDS encoding nucleoside hydrolase has protein sequence MSDKIPLLIDTDPGVDDALALLMAFADPRHEVVGLTIAAGNVGLRHTVRNALKLCEVAGREDVPVFAGCADPLLHPSVDAGHVHGQDGFGDVDLPAAARGAEAEHAALAILRLSHQYAGRLLLVALGPLTNIALALKLDPTLPQRVGRFLVMGGAITCHGNITPAAEFNIAFDPEAAHIVFKAFPHIEVADWEATVAHGLPHREVEQWLAVDAPKARFYELISRKTRLWSEDARGEHWYAADALAMAWALQPDGAQEVQARPMQIELSGVHTRGATLVDWNRQLGLPDNATMLIRYDHARFLGLARAAVGAG, from the coding sequence ATGAGCGACAAGATTCCCCTGTTGATCGATACCGACCCCGGCGTGGACGATGCGCTGGCGCTGCTGATGGCGTTCGCCGATCCGCGCCACGAGGTGGTCGGGCTGACCATCGCCGCCGGCAACGTCGGCCTGCGCCACACCGTGCGCAATGCGCTGAAGCTGTGCGAAGTGGCCGGGCGCGAGGATGTGCCGGTGTTCGCCGGCTGCGCCGATCCGCTGCTGCATCCCTCGGTGGACGCCGGGCACGTGCATGGCCAGGACGGCTTCGGCGACGTCGACCTGCCGGCGGCCGCGCGCGGCGCCGAGGCCGAGCATGCCGCGCTGGCGATCCTGCGCCTGTCGCACCAGTACGCCGGGCGCCTGCTGCTGGTCGCGCTGGGACCGCTGACCAACATCGCGCTGGCGCTGAAGCTGGACCCGACCCTGCCGCAGCGCGTCGGCCGCTTCCTGGTGATGGGCGGGGCGATCACCTGCCATGGCAACATCACCCCGGCCGCCGAGTTCAACATCGCCTTCGATCCGGAGGCGGCGCACATCGTGTTCAAGGCGTTCCCGCACATCGAAGTGGCGGATTGGGAGGCGACCGTGGCGCATGGCCTGCCGCACCGCGAGGTCGAGCAGTGGCTGGCGGTGGATGCGCCGAAGGCGCGCTTCTACGAGCTGATCTCGCGCAAGACCCGGCTGTGGTCGGAAGACGCGCGCGGCGAACACTGGTATGCCGCCGACGCACTGGCGATGGCCTGGGCGCTGCAGCCCGACGGTGCCCAGGAGGTGCAGGCGCGCCCGATGCAGATCGAGCTGTCCGGGGTGCATACCCGCGGCGCCACCCTGGTCGACTGGAACCGCCAGCTGGGCCTGCCGGACAACGCGACCATGCTGATCCGCTACGACCACGCCCGCTTCCTGGGCCTGGCGCGGGCCGCAGTCGGCGCCGGCTGA
- a CDS encoding type B 50S ribosomal protein L31 produces MKADIHPQYRDVVFHDVTSDFKILTRSTMSSKETVKWEDGEEYPLIKVEISSASHPFYTGKHKVIDTSGRIDKFQKRYAR; encoded by the coding sequence ATGAAGGCCGACATCCATCCCCAGTACCGCGACGTCGTGTTCCACGATGTCACCTCCGATTTCAAGATCCTGACCCGTTCGACCATGTCCTCGAAAGAGACGGTCAAGTGGGAGGACGGCGAAGAGTATCCGCTGATCAAGGTCGAAATTTCCTCGGCTTCGCACCCGTTCTACACGGGCAAGCACAAGGTCATCGACACCAGCGGCCGCATCGACAAGTTCCAGAAGCGCTACGCGCGCTGA